In the Phaseolus vulgaris cultivar G19833 chromosome 7, P. vulgaris v2.0, whole genome shotgun sequence genome, one interval contains:
- the LOC137829253 gene encoding uncharacterized protein: protein MSKLQVHNQIHYVIDVTLAKENWNIVVRVIRLWFVTDLAKSKIPFSMELILQDKEGVRIHGSIRRALIYKFQSQIYDGSVYFVQSFSVAANGGSYITTHHPYKINFQFGTKITSLPAQLVPESPPEYIPLSSIYAPGFDTDYLVDIIEVLTGVGIERELKKMDGRQN, encoded by the exons ATGTCCAAATTGCAAGTTCATAACCAAATACATTATGTTATCGATGTTACTCTTGCAAAAGAGAACTGGAACATTGTTGTTAGAGTGATACGTTTGTGGTTTGTTACTGATCTTGCTAAATCCAAAATTCCGTTTTCGATGGAGTTGATTTTGCAAGATAAAGAG GGCGTTAGAATACACGGATCGATTAGAAGAGCACTAATCTATAAATTTCAAAGTCAGATTTATGATGGCAGTGTGTATTTTGTTCAATCGTTCAGTGTTGCAGCCAACGGTGGTTCCTACATAACCACACACCATCcgtataaaataaattttcagtttGGAACAAAGATAACATCACTTCCTGCACAACTGGTACCAGAATCTCCTCCTGAATACATCCCTCTTTCTTCTATATATGCTCCTGGATTTGACACTGACTACTTAGTGG ATATTATAGAAGTGTTGACAGGAGTTGGAATTGAAAGAGAGTTGAAAAAGATGGACGGAAGACAAAACTAA